The Dermacentor silvarum isolate Dsil-2018 chromosome 3, BIME_Dsil_1.4, whole genome shotgun sequence region tgtgcggcgttcccaggcaggacaggtccaagacggtggggccgaagcgctgtctcagtgtgacgtgcaacggcgcaaccaccgacggatgcgaaggtgttcgtcaaaAGCGTGAGCTGGTGATTCAGCTTGGCAATGGCTTGGACGAGATCACCAGTAGGGTCCTGTCCAAGAGCCAACGAgcaggcttggacgccgtccccggatggtgcggtgggtgcttgcgacggtggtagggcgGCCGGCTCCATAGctgaggaagcgtgtacggcgttcctgcGCAGGAGGGACCGGGCACTCtgaagaaccgtgcgaggaaacacttaaggcCGGAACGCCTTAAGTCAGGTCCGTTGTAGTTGACTGCGCCATTGTAGTCGACTGCGCGTTGTAGTCGACtgcgccatatatatatatatatatatatatatatattcaacggaaacttcgcgggagccgttatctcggccagacatctctccagaatgcggacgagctttctggccaggtgtatagcaaaaccgtcgatttattgtcagtagagcaagtagctggccgtcttcgagataacgctgatacacaagcgcgctcgttcccaagcaccgaggtgaagcgacagcttcagggtgtgtttctttttattgcgctttctttagttgtgcgtcatagcatacgtcatagcgggaatttcgaattctttaaggtcgatacgccacgtggtggcgaaaaaaggaaactatacgaaatgtccctaattcctggtattgtttacggaaccaggcgtgtTCTTGGTTTGTACCTGAAGTAGCACAGATATCGCTGTAATaagtatttttctttttagtgcctcttatttatttatttatttatttatttatgctgtACCCACAGGGGCCAAAAGGCATtaaagtggggggggggaggttttACAAAAGAGTTAGAAACGTTCATAAGAGATTTTGTCTACATGACGTGGAacggaaaaaaagaacaacaaaagtTCAAGAAATTCATGGGCAATAAACAAAACGGTCCAAGAAACGGGGTTGCCGAGTCACTTCAAGAGGGCAAAAAATACATCACTTGACACGACGTTGACGACAACGTATGGCAGGTAACCTATTCCATTCTTGTATAGTTTTGGGGGAAAATTATTATGCAGTTCCGCCTTGCACGGAACTTCTTGTACCTCTAACGCATGGTCCACGCCTAGTGACCGGTAATGAGGCGGCATCACATATTTGTCCCTTTCTATGCCAATTGTACCGTAGTACATGGAATGAAAAAGATTCCGGCGTATCTTTCTGCGTCGTACTTCTGAGGTATCCCATTTAAACTCTTCCTTAGTACTCGTAGCACTTAAATGAACTTTGTGTCGACCTGTCACGTACCGCACACCTAGATTCGGTACCCTCTGAAGTTTATCAATGTCACGTGTAGTCGGAGAGTCCCACACTACAGAGGCGTACTGATGGACGGACCTTATGTACGTTTTGTATAGCAGCTTTCGTGTAGACTGGCTGAATGCTCTGGAGTTCATACGAAGAAAACCTAGCATTTTCCCTGCCTTAGCGGTTATATACTTAACCTGTTCTGGGGTGTACCAAACACCCAGGTATTTAAACTGTTATTTTAGCTATTACATTGCTATTCAAGTTGTAAGAAAAATTTATAGAGTTCTTCTATCCTGTGAATGTCACCTTGACTGTTTTGGTTAAATTCATTTGCATGTGCCACTTTGTGCAGCATTCACTAATTAGATTGAGGTATTGTTGAATCAGAGTGGCATCATATATGCCGCTAGTCACCCTGTATaacacgcagtcatctgcaaacagccttAACTGCGATGTCAGACCTTTGCCCATATCATTTATATACAATAAAAGCAGCAAAGGCCCCAGTTCggagccctgtggtacaccggatgtAACTTCTTCCGGGTGCGACTGAACCCCGTTTACAACTACGAACTTCCGGCGCAGGGTAAGATAATCTTTAACCCATGAGACACCGTGCGGGTGAATTTTATATTTAGGCATTTTTTTCTATGAGCAATGAATGAGGTACTGTGTCGAAAGCGTTCTGAAGTCGAGCAAGGTACATTCAACTGAATACCGTTTATCCAAATCAGAAGCAATATCGTTTATGAACTCTACAACTGTGTAATACAACAAACCCCCTTAGGAAATCCGTGTTGGGAGGACGTAATCGCTGAATTAGTATTGAAATGAGCTACAATGCTCGCACAACTGTTCGTCAATGCTTAAAGTTATGTCTGAATGGTGTGGCATGAGACAACGCTGACCGAAAGTTATTTTTGCgataattatatggacactccaggcgcatttctgtcgtcggctTGCCCTGTGGTTCCGTGTAAAGtacaaaggcgataaaatcgtctccgcgcacagtatgctgtatgtgcgagagaaagcctGCGAGGGTAAGGCGGCGATCGCGGATTAATCATGCCTGCGccgaagggaggaaagcggggcaggaagtgcgccgtcttccgtagCCCCCAACGTTGCGAGACCCCGGGGGCAGTGGAGGGGCGGCGTCCttctccggctgcaactgcgcatgtggccgtatcttgacagcaatctgcgttgggggcacagtctatagccgggtacaactttagaaggcagctgCATTTGCTACTCAAAGGcagatgcacacgagcctccaccaataggcgtgcacttcaggtgacgtcatgagccggacagccggtgaccccgccgaaggagaacatgcctaacatggccaccctcgcttcgaactgatccgagtcgcgtcagctgtgtgcgtctcccttcgccagagtgaattcgaattgtttgtgggggtctgtcatgccggaaatattattgagagcttacgatgcacaatttgtgccgcgtgcgtttgttctgagccgtgagccggcgaataaagattgcagcgaacatcggtgacgctgcgctgcgcttcgtctggaaacaggatcccgcggcgacatatcGCTGCAAACAAAgatcgtgcgtgtttgttccatggtgttttgttttgctcctaaatgaagttacgacgaggagtgtttgccaaagtctggtacctactatgagcggcgggtgtgtttgtgtactgtgcccctgcgctTCTCGTTGGGCGtggcgaagtgatggagcaaaactattatcaggataaatgagaaacgtgtgcgcggatgaaaccaacctacgagtttctcaacagaaaagatttgctAAAGCAACATCTAACGCAAAGATTCGTTCCTCCCAGCACAGCGCagaaacgaccgatcgttggcagcagtgcgataagatagccgagcgtctagcagcgtcgttcgtgtcttgtgtagcaccgtcgattgattgctttccaccaatgctaacaatcagtgactaacacgcgctgcttgagcgaatgacATTGGATTATTAATGGTAAGTCGTTTgagagcagtgtttgtttcctttgTGGGTACACATAACTTTAATGCGTCCACACGAGAGACGTAACAACAACTGAACTGATTGCGGGAGCACCCACAGTTTATGTCTTCTGTCGGGCGAGTGTTCTTATCACGCTGGCGCTCAGTTTAGGAGCGTTGAcgctgcgcgcaggcgcagaagcgGCGCCGCACCGTGCCCCCCTGCGCAGAGAGGTGCCCTCAGGTTTGAAGAGCATTGGGGACGCGCACCTAGCGCTCAAAGCGCGTGATGTAGGGCACGGGATAAGGCGTTGGAGGCTGTTGTGGGCGATTTACGGGAGGCGCGCAGGAGTTGGTAGTTTTCTCGGAGAGGATGTATgacggcttcagtcggtcgatgAAGACACGAACGTCCCTCCCGCTGATTTGAAGGGTGAATGTTCTGTCTTCACGGCGGATGACTTTATAGGGTCCGGAGTAAGGTCGTTCAAACGGCGCACGTACAGTGTCGTCGCGGCAACGTGCATGCGAGCACGTTGCCAAGTCCTTGAACACGAACGGGGTCGGCTTGATGTGACGTGCTGCTGGAGACGGGCGCAGTGAGGACATTGTGCGGCGCAGCCGGGCGACAAAGTCTGTAGGGTCCGAGGTGGTGAGGTCGGGAGTTGAAGCGGAGAGAAGTTCCCCAGGATAGGCGAAGCCTGCTCCCCGTAAACGTGTTCTGCGGGCGTTGCCTGGATGTCTGGTTTGAAAGTGGCGCGCAGACCAAGAGCGACGGCCGGGAGAGCCTCGAGCCACGTTGAGTTAGGGTGGCACGTGATGGCTGCCTTGAGCTGTCGGCGAAACCGCTCAATCATCCCGTTGGCGCAGGGCTGGTCGCTGGTAGTCCGTGAGCGCTGGAAGCCGGTGGAAAGCCCGAGGAGCCGGAATAGTTGGGACTcgaattgccggccttgatcggtTGTGACGTGACGAGGCATGCCGAAGCTGGAAATCCAGCCGGCGAAGAAGGCCGAGGTGACGTCTTCTGCGGTAATCCTTTCGAGCGGCAATACTTTGGGCCATCGAGTGTACCGATCGATGGCGGTGAGGCAGTAGCGGTAAGGCCCGACCGGTGGAAGGGGGACGCTGAtgtcgatgtggacgtgttgaaACCGTTCCGACGGCATGGGGAATGCCCCGAGCGGTGATGTGACGTGCCGGGTGATTTTGGCGCGCTGACATGGAATGCACGCGCGTGCCCAGGTGCGGCAGTCCCGATGCATTGAGGGCCAAACATAGCGGTCAGTCACAAGGCCTGTCATCAATCACAGAAGCGCGGATGCCGGGGTGGCTGAGGTTGTGTAACTGGTTGAAAACGCTGCGGCGATGCGGCGAAGGGACATATGGTCTCACTCGTCCGGTGGATCTGTCGCAGTAGGGAGTGTCCGTCGACCTAGGGATGGCGACTTGTTGAAGTTGGAGAGAGGAGCCCTTTTCGAGGAGCTGCTGGAGTTCGGCGTCCGTTTTCTGAGCGTTGGCGAGGGTGTCAGTCGTAACGGGTGGCAGCTCGACAGCAGAGACTCGTGAGAGTGCGTCGGCGACCACGTTATCCTTTCCGCTGATGTGTTGGATGTCGATGGTAAACTGGGCGATAAAGTGCAGTTGGTTCTGCTGAACCGTTGGAAATTTTTAGCGTCATTGGGAGAAGGTATAAGTGATAGGTTTGTGGTCAGTGTAGATGGTGCAGTGCTAGGCCTCGAGAATATGGTGAAAGTGTTGGACCGCTTCGTAGATGGCGAGGAGTGCTCTGTAGTAGGCTGGCCATGTTGTCTCCGCAGGGGCGGAAGTTTCATCATCGATGCCTGTAGGCGAGGGTGTTTTTGGGCTAGAAAGttccttcgaaaaaaaaaagccaacgaGCACCAGTTTTGGCCCACGCGTTGCATCAGGGAGGCTCCGACGGCGGTGCTAGAGGCATCTGTGAAAAGGCCTATGGGAGCCTCTGGCTTGGGATGCGAAAGTAGGGTGGCGTTGCAGAGGGCAGTGTTGCAGTCTTCGAACGCTTCAGTCAAAAGTGGTGTCCAAGTGACAGGATGGTTGCCTCGTAGGCCAGCCAACGCGTCATGAAGAGGGGCCTCATATGCGGCCGCTTTAGGCACGAAACGCCTGTAAAAGTTGAGCACACCCAGGAAACGGCGGAGGTCTTTCGCTGTGACAGGCCGCGCGTAGTTCTTGAGGGCCGAGATGCGGTCACGCAAGGGTGTAGTCCCTTCTGAAGAAATTTGATGGCCAAGAAACGTGACGACGGGGGCGCCAAGCGTGCTCTTATGGACGTTTATGAGTAAGCCGTGGTCGTCGAGGCGTTGAAACAGTTGGCGAAGGTGTTGGTGGTGATCCTTTTCGTTGAGGGAGAAGACCAGGATGTCGTCTAGGTAGACGAAACAGAAGTCTAGGCCGCGGACGACGTCGTTGATGAAGCGTTGGAAGGTTTGTCCCGCATTGCGGAGGCCAAAGCTCATGAAAGGAAATTCGAATAAGGCGAAGGGCGTGATGATCGCTGTCTTCGGGACGTCATCTGGGTTCAAAGGAATTTGTGTGTAGGCCTTTACCACGTCAATAGTTGAGAATACGGTGCGGCCGTGTAAGCGGTCGGCAAAATACTGTatattgacacaaggtgccttcaatTCTGGCGCGCCAGCCGTCTCCTGTGCTCATCCATGTATTGCTACGTACGAAAGATcgcagcagcgaagcggccaacacgtgcacacaaggcacgtgcgatcggagcaagagatCTTCAGACggggcacgaagaagaagaagacgcgtggAGCGCTTGTGAGAAGACCGTGTACAttggagcgagactcttgcttaactgtttgtcgggcacaagttcgcccaacatAAATCAATTAAACTAATTTTAACCAACTGTGtgttacaattctggtggaggtgcggggtatgagtTCAAGCCCTTCTCGAGTTAGAGAACGCAGCCCCGACCCTCGCCGACTCACACCCACCGAACTGACTCCTGTTCACCAACGCAGCAgtcgtcgcctacgtggtgagcccCCCGAGTTTTTCCCTTTGCCGGATTCTCTCGGAGCGTCAACATCTGTTAACAGAAACGCTACCGAGATGACAACTCAGGCCGCGCCAACTCACATCGTAGTGAATCTGCCGATGACGCTTGAGCGTTtccatggcgacacatttgaagacgcaGAGGACTGGCTGGAACGCTTTGAGCGCGTCGCGGAGTTCAACGAATGGAACGAACAGCGCAAGCTGCGAAACGCTTACTTCGCGTTAGAGGACAGCGCAagaacgtggttcgaaaaccacgaagcGACATTTGTGTCGTGGGATGCTTTCCGACGGGAGTTGCTTGCCACTTACCCGAGTACGGACCGCAGGGAGAGGGCCGAAGCTGCCCTACAAGCAAGAAACCAGCGAAACAATGAAAGCGTCGTCATGTATGTAGAAGACATGTCCCACCTATTCCGCCGAGCTGATCCCAacatgagcgaggacaagaag contains the following coding sequences:
- the LOC119444304 gene encoding uncharacterized protein LOC119444304; translated protein: MPSERFQHVHIDISVPLPPVGPYRYCLTAIDRYTRWPKVLPLERITAEDVTSAFFAGWISSFGMPRHVTTDQGRQFESQLFRLLGLSTGFQRSRTTSDQPCANGMIERFRRQLKAAITCHPNSTWLEALPAVALGLRATFKPDIQATPAEHVYGEQASPILGNFSPLQLPTSPPRTLQTLSPGCAAQCPHCARLQQHVTSSRPRSCSRTWQRARMHVAATTLYVRRLNDLTPDPIKSSAVKTEHSPFKSAGGTFVSSSTD